A stretch of the Capsicum annuum cultivar UCD-10X-F1 chromosome 10, UCD10Xv1.1, whole genome shotgun sequence genome encodes the following:
- the LOC107844157 gene encoding uncharacterized protein LOC107844157: protein MVKAIIEDLNKDYFGIFIDESKDVFHKKQMTLVLRYVNKEGKLIERFLGLVHGQCYDRASNMQGEINGLKTLILKDNSSAYYIHCFAHQLQLTLVVVAKKHDDKYGLEKLKRKISSVTYSHYLRVEFFYAVIDLQLSKLNNRFSEVNTDLLLGMTSLSPENYFTNYDKDKIMKLATYYPNDFSASKLEDLSFDLDNYIYYVREVNNAFSNLKGLGDHSIKLVETNMHKIWGLVYFLVKSILILPVATATMERTFSSMKFIKNDFRSRIVMIF, encoded by the exons ATGGTGAAAGCGATCATTGAAGACTTGAATaaggattactttggaatttttaTTGATGAGTCTAAAGATGTTTTTCATAAGAAACAAATGACACTTGTTCTGCGGTATGTTAACAAAGAGGGTAAGCTTATTGAGCGATTTCTTGGtcttgttcat GGACAGTGTTATGATCGAGCTAGTAACATGCAAGGAGAGATTAATGGTCTTAAAactttgattttgaaagataattctTCAGCATATTACATACATTGCTTTGCTCATCAGTTGCAATTGACTCTTGTAGTTGTCGCGAAGAAACATGATGAt AAATATGGTCTTGAAAAGTTGAAGCGCAAGATCTCAAGTGTTACATATTCTCATTATTTGCGTGTGGAATTTTTCTATGCTGTTATTGATTTGCAACTTTCAAAGCTTAACAATCGCTTTAGTGAAGTGAATACTGATCTACTTCTTGGAATGACTAGTTTGAGTCCTGagaattattttacaaattatgataaagACAAGATCATGAAGCTTGCTACATATTATCCAAATGACTTCAGTGCCTCCAAGCTTGAAGATCTTAGTTTTGATCTTGATAATTATATTTACTATGTGAGAGAAGTGAATAATGCTTTCTCAAATTTGAAAGGACTTGGAGATCATTCGATAAAATTGGTTGAAACAAATATGCACAAGATATGGGGACTTGTTTATTTCCTTGTGAAATCAATCTTGATATTACCTGTGGCTACTGCAACAATGGAAAGAACTTTTTCCTCCATGAAGTTTATCAAAAATGATTTTCGAAGCAGGATTGtgatgattttttga